A genomic region of Bacillota bacterium contains the following coding sequences:
- a CDS encoding type II toxin-antitoxin system HicB family antitoxin: MQRRFKVILEKNENNGYTVTVPALPGCVTQGKNKDEALERIQEAIQGYLEALKIEGLPIPDSDIDIAEVEVAYGA, from the coding sequence ATGCAGCGAAGGTTTAAGGTAATCCTAGAAAAAAATGAAAATAACGGTTACACTGTCACTGTTCCTGCTCTGCCTGGCTGCGTTACTCAAGGTAAAAATAAGGATGAAGCCTTAGAAAGAATTCAGGAAGCCATTCAAGGATACCTGGAAGCATTGAAAATTGAGGGGTTGCCTATACCAGACAGCGATATAGATATTGCTGAAGTAGAGGTGGCTTACGGGGCATGA
- a CDS encoding type II toxin-antitoxin system HicA family toxin, with protein MTRLPRVSGKDVVRALKRAGFRVSHIRGSHHYLRRSGGNLVTVPVHTDEILDLKTLKSILERAGLTIEELIDLL; from the coding sequence ATGACCAGGCTGCCACGGGTTAGCGGTAAAGATGTTGTAAGAGCTCTTAAACGAGCGGGTTTCAGAGTAAGCCATATTCGTGGTAGCCATCATTACTTACGGCGTTCCGGTGGCAATCTTGTAACAGTTCCCGTTCACACAGATGAAATTCTTGACTTAAAAACTTTAAAGTCAATCCTTGAACGGGCAGGACTTACGATTGAAGAATTAATTGATTTGCTATAA